CCACGCCAGTTTATTTCTGTACAAACACGCTTTCTTGTTTAAAGGTTTTCCAAACAGCAATATGGAGACACAATCATTTTATTCTAAATTGAGACACAACGAAATGGTTTACAGATAAAAAGATTGTTTGATTTTCTCCCCTCGCATTGGCTTCATTTCTTTTGTTGCGCAACTTCTCTTTCATACTACTTACGGGTacgggtgtcaatggttcggttcggacggttattttataaaatttgtatcatatcatttttttggttattctattatgtataactaaaattagacttttcgaaatcgttccaatcatgtcggtttctctttgGTATTAGTACGGTTCgattaattttcggtatttttttaaatatcgtGTAAAATTCACTAGTAAaaatagaatgcaataacatacgttcttttataggaTTTAGCAAAAcactctagacatttttactgtctaaagggtgatgaattaaaaaaaatatggctagagtatagatctaTCAATtattctacaacaacgtaaaagaaatcaaacaaagaaaatataaatcatgaAAGATATACCAAGatagactcaagaataaagtctatagaagataaaatattcaaaagataaatctaaattatatgtaaggaaacatattcaatacattgtagtttgcttttgtgtcttgctaatacaGATACTtaaaataacttagtttaagtagaagtagcataatatgttttaggaattagtattttgtgTTTAATTACCtgttggcttgtaatagtttCCATAATTTCAAGGCCcaaagaaaatttaatgcattattatttttaaacttaccaaataaatatattttccacatgtaaaatttattcggtacagtTCGATATTTTTTCGaataccctaattatcggtacggttatagatttatataaaaacctacgatttcttaaaaagaaacctaaaaatcggttcggtacgATACGGTTCGGTCAGTTTTCGAATATCTATTGACACCCCTAATACTACTGGTACTTTTTCTTCTGTTGGAAAAGATTCATAAATTAGTTACTTTTGcacttttattttaataataaaaattacataaGTCGACCTTATTAACAACTCTCCAGTCTTACATAACGAATGTATTCCTATCTAATTTATAACTAAAATAATGTATTAACATTCACAATATGGGTCCAGTAAAGACATTATTACTATAAAATATTGATCTATAACTTCCTTCATTATCTAATCTAATTTTCTATTGTACCATCTAGCAGTTGCGTCACAATCATAATTGAAAAATGACAAAATAAACAGCCTAAAATATATTCTCCTTTAAAATAATTGGTGGACTTGTTACCAAATAATTCTCTAAATGAGTACAATTCACCAAACAATCAAATCATCGAGGTGCTAAGGATACGGATATTTCCGTGGGCATTTTGACCCGATCCGACCAAAATTTGGACTCTAAATACAGCTTTGATATCTTACCCGCCACGCGGCGCATGTCCGGCCTATCATCTGGCTCCACGTGTACACAGTCCAATGCCAAACGCATTACCTTCTGCGCCACCTCGACCGGGAACGAGTCGCGCAACCTCCCGTCCACCCATTTCCTCAACCGCCTCTCCACGCCTACGCCGCCGTCGTCTTCCACATCGCCTCCGCACTCAACCGCTTCCGTCGCCGTCTCTATAACGGAGATTTTCCTGTAATTTCCGGTTGCCTTGTCGTACTTGTACCTCACAGGCTCTTCGCCGGAAAATAATTCCAATAGCACAACTCCGAATGTGTACACGTCGGACTTTTGTGTTGCTACTCCCGTCAGCTGAAATTCCGGCGACATGTAACCTCTTACGCCTTCAAATTCACGAGTCTTACTCGCCCTTCGCTCCGGCGGTGAATCCGCTGACAGCTCCTCGCCGATCTCGCCGCCGCTCGTCACGACCTTACTCTCGGTTACACTGCAAAGCTCCGCCGCTCCGAAATGGCAAATCTTCGCATTAAAGGAAGGCTCTGTAACGATGATACCACTACTCTTTACATACTTGTGAACCGGTTTTATATCCAAACCAGTAGTATTATGAATATAATCAAGGCCGTGAGCTACATCGGTGGCGATTTGCATTCGAGACATCCAGGTAGAGAGAACTGTATAGCTAGGATTTTTTGGGTTTCGGAGGCAAAGGGAAAGATTACAACCGGCGACAAAATCGTAAACTAAGTAAATGTGATCGCCGGAAATCGATGCGCCGAGGAGTTTAATTATACTTCTGTAATGACTCCTGCAAATGACTGATAATTTTGCCCTTAATTCAGATTTCTCCATGGATTTCTGGATTCTTCGTTGGAAGATAATTACATCTTTGCCACGGAGTGTGCAACGCCATGACTGGGAGGAAGAGGTGGAGGAGTAACGCTTGGC
Above is a window of Nicotiana tabacum cultivar K326 chromosome 8, ASM71507v2, whole genome shotgun sequence DNA encoding:
- the LOC107788571 gene encoding lysM domain receptor-like kinase 3, giving the protein MCRTKMAVDAAQPIPSPSTRSGSPTTPKGSSSRHPQSLSSATSTQPPKSPVPHSGPSNSSNRISYNSNSNSGSEYRLDTSVATTSVSSQASLSSFRSSLPDNPQVYDFADIRAATNNFLAKRYSSTSSSQSWRCTLRGKDVIIFQRRIQKSMEKSELRAKLSVICRSHYRSIIKLLGASISGDHIYLVYDFVAGCNLSLCLRNPKNPSYTVLSTWMSRMQIATDVAHGLDYIHNTTGLDIKPVHKYVKSSGIIVTEPSFNAKICHFGAAELCSVTESKVVTSGGEIGEELSADSPPERRASKTREFEGVRGYMSPEFQLTGVATQKSDVYTFGVVLLELFSGEEPVRYKYDKATGNYRKISVIETATEAVECGGDVEDDGGVGVERRLRKWVDGRLRDSFPVEVAQKVMRLALDCVHVEPDDRPDMRRVAGKISKLYLESKFWSDRVKMPTEISVSLAPR